In Drosophila simulans strain w501 chromosome 3R, Prin_Dsim_3.1, whole genome shotgun sequence, a single window of DNA contains:
- the LOC6729975 gene encoding prolyl 4-hydroxylase subunit alpha-1: MNICWSIFLLGVTTAIESHYYATSTREVASLLQMEDELIGYMRQYAMELQHKVNTMRTFQKEWMTRRALGPADPAPYVANPLISFPLMRRMYTDVPKLLELAREEVKQGPFQQFIDYDLSSISDVELETAATGMMRFQGVYGMDESEMANGKLHGKQYNSRMSAADCLAVATHLENVEKGKLACKWFKVALDQYEEKFDPVNRLLQTGRSQIYEKFGLTLLAMHDLPASQAAFRESIEWASKDDNTELAKHLKDNLAHMFVHVDNCRGKNLLPSKSYLRCRYLRDGSPFLRLAPVKLEQLNFEPFVGLFHDAISPAEQEDLLHLTDSRLEHTRKESSSVEAKVDTNASDHVRRMHQRIEDITGFEMEESEPLTVFNYGIGGQELIHLDCEQPEEFIGYYPKEYRSASVMFYLSDVQMGGYASFPDLGFGFKPRRGSALVWHNTDNSGNCDTRSLQATCPVLLGNQWVAKKWISGSGQWRRKSCRK; encoded by the exons ATGAACATATGTTGGTCGATTTTCCTTCTCGGAGTCACGACCGCAATCGAATCACACTACTATGCCACATCAACCCGCGAGGTGGCATCTTTGCTGCAAATGGAGGACGAACTAATTGGATATATGCGTCAGTATGCGATGGAATTGCAACACAAAGTAAACACAATGCGGAC TTTCCAGAAGGAGTGGATGACCAGGAGGGCGCTAGGACCCGCTGATCCTGCGCCCTATGTGGCCAATCCGTTGATAAGCTTTCCGCTCATGCGACGCATGTATACGGATGTTCCCAAGTTGCTGGAATTAGCTCGTGAGGAGGTCAAGCAGG GACcatttcaacaatttattgATTATGATCTGAGCAGTATTTCTGACGTAGAACTTGAAACTGCTGCAACTGGTATGATGCGATTTCAGGGCGTTTACGGTATGGATGAAAGCGAAATGGCCAATGGAAAACTACATGGCAAACAGTACAA CTCCAGAATGAGTGCTGCAGATTGCCTTGCTGTGGCCACTCATCTAGAGAATGTGGAAAAGGGCAAACTGGCATGCAAGTGGTTTAAAGTCGCCCTTGATCAGTATGAAGAGAAATTTGATCCTGTAAACAGACTACTTCAAACAGGACGCTCTCAAATCTACGAGAAGTTTGGTCTAACTTTGCTCGCTATGC ATGATTTACCAGCCAGTCAGGCTGCATTTAGGGAGTCTATTGAGTGGGCCTCTAAGGATGATAACACTGAGCTGGCCAAACACTTGAAGGATAACCTAGCCCATATGTTTGTGCATGTGGACAACTGCCGGGGCAAAAACCTCCTTCCCAGCAAATCCTACCTCCGCTGTCGTTACTTAAGAGATGGTTCCCCGTTTCTCCGATTGGCTCCTGTCAAACTTGAGCAGCTCAACTTTGAACCCTTTGTTGGGCTCTTTCATGATGCTATCTCACCAGCAGAGCAGGAGGACTTGTTACATCTCACGGATTCTAGGTTAGAGCACACACGAAAAGAAAGTTCCAGTGTAGAGGCCAAAGTGGATACAAATGCCTCAGATCATGTGAGACGAATGCACCAAAGGATCGAGGATATTACAGGATTCGAAATGGAAGAAAGCGAACCACTGACAGTTTTTAACTATGGCATTGGAGGTCAGGAGCTCATCCACTTGGACTGCGAGCAGCCCGAA GAGTTTATTGGATACTACCCAAAAGAATACCGCTCGGCATCTGTAATGTTTTAT CTCAGTGATGTTCAAATGGGTGGCTATGCCTCTTTTCCGGATCTGGGCTTTGGCTTTAAGCCCCGTCGGGGATCGGCTTTGGTTTGGCATAATACTGACAACTCCGGCAATTGTGATACCCGAAGCTTGCAGGCCACCTGCCCGGTGCTCCTTGGTAATCAATGGG TGGCCAAAAAGTGGATCAGTGGGTCAGGCCAGTGGCGCAGGAAGTCGTGTCGGAAGTAA